A region from the Kineothrix sp. IPX-CK genome encodes:
- a CDS encoding ABC transporter ATP-binding protein: MKRFLVYAKDYKKELILAIICIEVETVFELIIPMIMADIIDVGIVNRDKSYILWKGFQMVACAVISLWLGNLYAKFTAVCGNGIGAAIRAAEFKKMQTYSFPNTDKFSVPSLVTRLTSDVTTIQNSITNGLRPGFRSPVMLFIAIFLSFKINAALAVVFLIAAPMLGISLFFIVRNVRPLYARMQAAVDYVNRIIQENLAAIRVVKAYVREDYEIAKFEEVNQNLRDNSEKAFSLAVLNMPAFQFVMYVTIISILWFGGNLVAIGGMKVGSLTSFLSYVLQVLNSLMMFSNVFLMFTRSLTSWKRILEVMEEEPAIKDELAKNIEMKSGSIRFEHVYFKYKETAKEYVLSDISLDIESGQTVGIIGSTGSSKSTLVQLIPRLYDVTAGNIVIDGHPIYEFTQRKLRDSIAMVLQKNTLFSGTVRENLLWGKENASLEEIERACRIACVDEFIGRLENGYDTELGQGGVNVSGGQKQRLCIARAILKAPKVLILDDSTSAVDTATEARIKEALDKELPGMTKIIVAQRISSIMDADQIIILDDGKINAIGTHETLLKDNEIYRDIYYREGNESEADLPDFGDCLQQPQGGNL; the protein is encoded by the coding sequence ATGAAGAGATTTTTAGTCTATGCCAAAGACTATAAAAAGGAACTGATTCTGGCAATTATTTGTATTGAGGTAGAGACGGTATTTGAGCTTATCATTCCTATGATTATGGCGGATATTATCGACGTTGGGATTGTGAACAGGGATAAAAGCTACATTTTGTGGAAGGGCTTCCAGATGGTGGCCTGCGCGGTAATTTCTCTATGGCTTGGAAACTTATATGCCAAATTTACTGCCGTCTGCGGCAATGGGATTGGAGCGGCTATCCGGGCTGCGGAATTTAAGAAAATGCAGACCTATTCCTTTCCTAACACGGATAAATTCAGTGTTCCGTCTCTGGTTACAAGACTTACCAGCGATGTTACGACCATTCAGAACTCGATTACCAACGGTCTGCGGCCGGGATTTCGATCTCCTGTCATGCTGTTTATCGCTATTTTTCTATCCTTTAAAATCAACGCGGCGCTGGCAGTAGTTTTTTTGATTGCAGCTCCTATGCTTGGAATCAGCCTGTTCTTTATTGTCAGGAATGTCCGCCCTCTATATGCGAGAATGCAGGCGGCGGTGGATTATGTAAATCGTATTATCCAAGAGAATCTGGCAGCGATCCGGGTAGTAAAAGCTTATGTCAGGGAGGATTATGAAATTGCCAAATTTGAAGAAGTAAATCAGAATCTTAGGGATAATTCTGAAAAAGCCTTTTCTTTGGCGGTTCTTAACATGCCTGCATTCCAATTCGTAATGTATGTAACGATTATAAGCATTCTCTGGTTTGGTGGAAATCTGGTGGCAATTGGAGGAATGAAGGTAGGAAGCCTCACCAGCTTCTTAAGCTATGTTCTCCAAGTGCTGAACTCCCTTATGATGTTTTCCAACGTGTTTTTAATGTTCACCCGTTCCTTGACTTCATGGAAACGAATCCTGGAAGTAATGGAAGAGGAGCCTGCCATTAAGGACGAACTGGCAAAGAATATCGAAATGAAAAGCGGGAGCATCCGCTTTGAACACGTATATTTTAAATACAAGGAAACTGCAAAGGAATACGTATTGTCCGATATTTCGCTGGATATTGAATCGGGGCAGACTGTGGGAATCATCGGGTCTACCGGTTCTTCTAAGAGCACTCTGGTTCAGCTGATACCGAGGCTTTACGATGTGACTGCGGGAAATATTGTTATCGACGGGCATCCTATTTATGAATTTACTCAAAGAAAGCTGCGGGATTCTATTGCTATGGTACTCCAAAAAAACACGCTGTTTTCAGGCACGGTAAGGGAAAACCTCTTGTGGGGCAAGGAGAATGCTTCTTTGGAGGAGATAGAGCGTGCCTGCCGTATTGCTTGTGTGGATGAATTCATCGGCCGTCTGGAAAATGGATATGACACTGAGCTGGGGCAGGGAGGCGTTAACGTATCAGGCGGACAGAAGCAGCGTTTATGTATAGCGCGCGCCATACTGAAAGCGCCGAAGGTATTGATTCTCGATGATTCCACAAGCGCTGTGGATACTGCGACGGAAGCAAGGATAAAGGAGGCGCTTGATAAGGAACTGCCGGGAATGACAAAAATCATTGTCGCCCAGCGGATAAGCTCTATCATGGATGCGGATCAGATCATAATTCTTGACGACGGTAAAATAAATGCCATAGGAACCCATGAGACCCTGCTGAAGGATAATGAAATCTACCGCGATATTTATTACCGTGAAGGCAACGAATCGGAGGCAGATTTGCCTGACTTTGGTGACTGCTTGCAGCAGCCGCAAGGAGGTAATTTATAA
- a CDS encoding putative ABC transporter permease encodes MGESIFYQLLWLFLLYSFIGWLGETCITVIKTKVFSNRGILSGPFCVVYGICAVIMTVGFNDLKESWIFLFLGCMSVSTVIEWIAAHMLEKTGQSRWWNYSNKKWNLDGYVCLQYSVAWGILGVLGLKYVNPLLLSFYEMFPATVMKIVLWTVAAIMIMDGAGSYMVAAGIQERFPNAEKMKHRLGNISIRLGNYIADYINRRMERAYPKRQKQQKSCVKETVFAKGCGFYKLVLLFFIGAFLGDIIETIFCRLTAGVWMSRSSVVWGPFSIVWGLAIVLATALLHNHRHKSDSFVFLFGTVLGGVYEYLCSVFTEAVFGQVFWDYSEIPFNLGGRINLLYCFFWGIAAVIWLKRLYPVLSEKIEKLPMKIGKVFTWSFLVFMICNIAMSGMALTRYTERAYGVSPESRLEEWIDERFSDEVMERIYPNAKTTS; translated from the coding sequence ATGGGAGAAAGTATTTTTTATCAATTATTGTGGCTGTTTCTTCTGTATTCCTTTATTGGATGGCTGGGAGAAACCTGCATAACGGTTATAAAGACGAAGGTATTTTCTAACAGAGGTATATTGAGCGGACCGTTCTGTGTCGTATACGGTATCTGTGCGGTCATTATGACTGTAGGTTTTAACGACCTAAAGGAATCGTGGATTTTCCTGTTTTTGGGATGTATGAGCGTTAGCACGGTAATCGAGTGGATAGCCGCACATATGCTGGAAAAGACAGGGCAAAGCCGATGGTGGAATTACTCCAATAAGAAATGGAATCTGGACGGATATGTCTGTCTTCAATACTCTGTGGCCTGGGGAATCCTGGGAGTACTGGGACTTAAGTATGTGAATCCGTTGCTTTTAAGTTTCTATGAAATGTTTCCGGCAACCGTTATGAAAATTGTCCTCTGGACAGTGGCGGCAATAATGATCATGGACGGAGCCGGTTCTTATATGGTTGCTGCCGGAATACAGGAGCGGTTCCCCAATGCGGAAAAGATGAAACACCGGCTGGGAAATATCAGTATCCGCCTTGGAAACTATATTGCGGATTACATCAATAGGCGTATGGAACGGGCTTACCCCAAGCGGCAGAAGCAGCAAAAAAGCTGCGTAAAGGAGACAGTATTTGCAAAGGGCTGCGGATTTTATAAGCTGGTCCTGTTGTTTTTTATCGGAGCCTTTCTGGGGGACATTATCGAAACGATATTTTGCAGACTCACTGCCGGAGTGTGGATGAGTCGCAGCAGTGTGGTATGGGGCCCTTTTAGCATTGTCTGGGGATTGGCAATCGTGCTGGCTACCGCTCTTTTACATAACCATAGGCATAAATCGGACAGTTTCGTGTTTCTGTTCGGAACTGTACTTGGGGGTGTGTATGAATACCTATGCAGCGTGTTTACGGAGGCCGTGTTCGGCCAGGTGTTTTGGGACTACAGCGAGATTCCCTTTAATCTGGGAGGAAGAATCAACCTGCTATACTGTTTTTTCTGGGGAATAGCGGCGGTCATCTGGCTGAAAAGACTATATCCGGTTTTGTCGGAAAAAATAGAAAAACTTCCGATGAAAATAGGGAAAGTTTTCACATGGTCTTTTCTCGTGTTTATGATTTGTAATATAGCCATGTCCGGGATGGCATTGACACGCTATACGGAAAGAGCGTATGGAGTAAGCCCGGAGAGCAGGCTGGAGGAATGGATAGATGAGCGTTTTAGCGATGAGGTAATGGAGAGAATCTATCCGAATGCTAAAACTACTTCGTGA
- a CDS encoding isochorismatase family cysteine hydrolase — protein MQKKALVIIDIQNDITKNYKDIIDNINKAIDWAVNNNIHVIYIRHENLSAGTRTFKPNTYGAELVSDLKIVSKNIFTKYKGNALSSEEFTDFIGKNEICDFYITGADAVACVKSTCYNLRKANYSVNVLSDGITSYDKRKIDEMLRYYESKGSKIISLNDLLANHIFEAQKHG, from the coding sequence ATGCAAAAAAAAGCCTTAGTAATAATTGATATTCAAAATGACATAACAAAGAATTATAAGGATATTATTGACAATATCAATAAAGCTATTGATTGGGCAGTCAATAATAATATTCATGTTATTTATATAAGGCATGAAAATTTATCAGCCGGCACGAGGACTTTTAAACCAAATACATATGGGGCTGAATTAGTTTCAGATTTGAAAATAGTATCAAAAAATATTTTTACAAAATACAAAGGAAACGCATTAAGCAGTGAAGAATTTACAGACTTTATTGGTAAAAATGAAATATGCGATTTCTACATAACAGGAGCAGATGCTGTTGCTTGTGTTAAATCAACCTGTTACAACTTACGCAAAGCAAATTATAGCGTTAATGTATTATCAGATGGCATTACAAGTTATGATAAAAGAAAAATCGACGAAATGCTGCGCTATTATGAAAGTAAAGGCAGTAAAATAATTAGTTTAAATGATTTGTTAGCTAATCACATCTTTGAAGCACAGAAACACGGCTGA
- a CDS encoding ABC transporter ATP-binding protein, with protein sequence MARPTSNVKPKNAKKALLQLLRYLGRHKASLLVIAVFVCISSASGIAGTYLLKTVVNDYIMPGDIPGLMKMIVIMGVIYGAGVLTCYFYNKLMVHVSQKIVSEIRSDLFEHTQKLPLRYFDSHTHGDLMSHFTNDVDTISEALNNSFTLLIQSFITSVGTIVMLIILDLRLSLIVIVFSAFMLLYIRHNGKMSKAYFSAQQKNLGAINGYVEEMVAGQKVEKIFNHEEQDFMRFSELNEKLREASTKAFTYTAKTIPTIVALSYINYAVSACVGGLFALAGLTDIGTLASYLVYVRQSAMPMNQFTMQINFLMVALASAEKIFAMMEEEPEIDEGTITLKKVRREDDGTLRESDTYTGAFAWRIQQADGSFSYVPLKGDVRFHDVVFGYTKEHTILDGINLYAKPGQKIAFVGSTGAGKTTIINLVNRFYEIEEGQITYDGIDIRDIKKSDLRRSISLIIQDTRLFTGTIADNIRYGRLQASEEDVVRAAKLANAHSFIQRLPGGYNTLLESDGANLSQGQRQLLAIARAAISQPPVLVMDEATSSIDTRTEKLIEKGMDTLMEDRTVFVIAHRLSTVRNSKAILVLEQGKVIERGDHEELLSQKGRYYQLYTGQFELS encoded by the coding sequence ATGGCCAGACCTACGTCTAATGTAAAACCGAAAAATGCGAAGAAAGCTTTGCTGCAGCTTCTTCGTTATTTAGGACGGCATAAAGCTTCTTTGCTTGTGATTGCGGTATTCGTCTGTATAAGCTCTGCTTCCGGTATCGCAGGTACCTATTTATTAAAAACCGTGGTAAACGATTATATTATGCCGGGAGATATACCGGGACTTATGAAAATGATAGTTATCATGGGAGTTATATATGGGGCGGGAGTGTTGACCTGCTATTTTTACAATAAGCTTATGGTCCATGTTTCCCAAAAGATAGTATCGGAAATCAGAAGCGATTTGTTTGAGCATACGCAAAAGCTTCCGCTGCGCTACTTCGACTCCCATACCCATGGTGATTTGATGAGCCATTTTACAAACGATGTGGACACCATATCGGAGGCCCTGAACAATAGTTTTACGCTGCTCATTCAAAGCTTTATAACCTCTGTTGGAACGATTGTTATGCTGATCATTCTGGATCTGCGTCTGTCACTTATCGTCATAGTGTTTTCGGCTTTTATGCTTCTGTATATCCGTCATAACGGCAAGATGAGCAAAGCGTATTTCTCCGCTCAGCAGAAGAATCTGGGAGCGATTAACGGCTATGTAGAGGAAATGGTAGCGGGGCAGAAGGTGGAGAAAATCTTCAATCACGAGGAGCAGGACTTTATGAGGTTCAGCGAGTTGAACGAAAAGTTGCGGGAAGCTTCTACGAAGGCCTTTACTTATACGGCAAAGACGATTCCCACCATCGTGGCGCTTTCCTACATCAATTACGCGGTTTCGGCATGTGTGGGAGGACTGTTTGCGCTGGCGGGTCTTACGGATATCGGGACACTGGCTTCTTATCTTGTATATGTACGGCAAAGTGCAATGCCCATGAATCAGTTTACCATGCAGATTAATTTCCTTATGGTGGCTTTGGCCAGTGCGGAAAAGATATTTGCGATGATGGAGGAAGAGCCTGAAATTGATGAAGGAACCATTACATTAAAAAAAGTAAGGAGAGAGGATGACGGCACGCTTCGGGAAAGCGATACGTATACGGGAGCCTTCGCATGGAGAATACAGCAGGCGGACGGCAGTTTTTCCTATGTGCCCTTAAAGGGAGACGTGCGTTTCCACGACGTCGTATTCGGATATACGAAGGAGCACACAATACTAGACGGAATCAATCTGTATGCAAAGCCCGGTCAGAAAATAGCTTTTGTGGGTTCTACCGGCGCAGGAAAAACTACCATTATCAATCTGGTCAACCGTTTCTATGAAATAGAGGAAGGGCAGATTACATATGATGGAATTGACATCAGGGACATTAAAAAGTCTGATTTAAGGCGCTCCATTTCTCTTATTATTCAGGATACCCGTTTATTTACCGGAACCATAGCCGATAATATCCGTTACGGAAGGCTTCAGGCAAGCGAGGAGGACGTGGTTAGGGCTGCAAAGTTAGCCAATGCACACTCCTTCATTCAAAGACTGCCGGGAGGCTATAATACTCTGTTAGAAAGTGACGGAGCAAATTTATCACAAGGACAGAGGCAGCTCCTGGCGATTGCGAGGGCTGCAATTTCTCAGCCGCCCGTGCTCGTAATGGATGAGGCTACCAGTTCAATCGACACCCGTACGGAGAAGCTGATCGAAAAGGGCATGGATACCCTGATGGAGGACCGTACAGTATTCGTAATCGCCCATAGGTTGTCTACCGTCCGCAATTCCAAGGCGATTCTTGTTCTGGAACAGGGCAAGGTCATAGAACGGGGCGACCATGAAGAGCTACTGTCGCAAAAAGGGCGATATTATCAGCTTTATACTGGTCAGTTTGAATTGAGTTGA
- a CDS encoding MarR family winged helix-turn-helix transcriptional regulator: MSSSIRELFIREEKARKQLISPVLLDNGLTPGQGQAGILNNLLKEDHISQKELSVRCHMDTTTMSRAIDNLEKLGLLNREINPESRRSTLICLTEEGRGKALNIRAAFEQLEGILGKNIPREDMETFHRVLMKVCENLEKGILS; encoded by the coding sequence ATGAGCAGCAGCATAAGAGAACTTTTTATACGTGAAGAAAAGGCGCGGAAACAGCTGATTTCTCCGGTGCTTCTGGATAATGGGCTGACGCCCGGCCAGGGTCAGGCCGGAATCTTGAATAATCTTCTAAAGGAAGATCATATAAGCCAGAAGGAGCTTTCCGTCCGCTGTCACATGGATACCACCACGATGTCGAGGGCTATCGATAATCTGGAAAAGCTGGGGCTTTTGAATCGTGAAATCAATCCTGAGAGCAGGCGCTCTACCCTCATCTGCCTGACGGAAGAGGGCAGGGGAAAGGCATTGAATATCCGGGCGGCTTTCGAACAGTTGGAAGGTATACTTGGCAAGAATATTCCCCGGGAGGATATGGAGACTTTTCACAGGGTTCTTATGAAGGTTTGTGAGAATCTTGAGAAGGGCATCCTTTCATAG
- a CDS encoding N-acetylmuramoyl-L-alanine amidase translates to MTIGVNCGHTISGAGYGAVGLIKESNHTRLVGYSLMEKLRAAGVKVVDCTIDEAGTQNEYLAAAVALANREDLDWFISIHFNASASHTGQGVEVYTYEGRQYQDALDVCNNIAAYGFKNRGVKAGSGLYVINKTKAKAMLIEVCFCDNQADVDLYNKIGGADTIAQAIFNGIYDYAVTPETVPEEEHDMPLDDFMEFVGEVARQDWIDRKIMLPSVVLAQAIKESARGTSELAQKANALFGIKKNGWTGKTYIKAATEQRSDGSYYIVDNTEWRAYGSWEESILDHNTYISERSTDGGKTLRYGPIIGCAEYVLVCQYLQDLGYATSLTYAESLINDYIEKYDLTRFDAADDEIAPGGKKWIVQLGAYKSRNKAESLVKKLEKIGVISMLQLYDTNEESSM, encoded by the coding sequence ATGACAATAGGAGTAAACTGTGGGCATACGATAAGCGGTGCCGGTTATGGCGCTGTGGGCCTCATCAAGGAATCTAACCACACGAGGCTTGTCGGATATTCTCTCATGGAGAAATTACGTGCCGCAGGTGTAAAAGTGGTTGATTGTACGATAGATGAAGCGGGTACACAGAATGAATATCTTGCGGCAGCGGTGGCGTTAGCGAACAGGGAAGATCTGGACTGGTTTATCAGTATCCATTTCAATGCTTCGGCGTCCCACACCGGACAAGGTGTAGAAGTCTATACCTACGAGGGCAGACAGTATCAGGATGCGTTGGACGTTTGCAATAACATTGCCGCTTATGGATTTAAAAACCGCGGAGTGAAAGCCGGCAGCGGGCTTTATGTCATTAACAAGACAAAAGCAAAGGCCATGCTGATTGAGGTATGCTTTTGTGATAATCAGGCAGATGTAGATCTCTATAATAAAATAGGTGGCGCGGATACTATAGCACAGGCCATCTTTAACGGTATCTATGATTATGCGGTAACGCCGGAGACGGTACCGGAAGAAGAGCACGACATGCCCCTGGATGATTTTATGGAGTTCGTAGGCGAAGTCGCAAGGCAGGACTGGATAGACAGAAAAATAATGCTGCCCTCTGTGGTGTTGGCTCAAGCCATAAAGGAATCCGCAAGAGGTACTTCGGAACTAGCACAGAAGGCGAATGCTTTGTTCGGAATCAAAAAGAATGGCTGGACCGGCAAAACCTATATCAAGGCTGCCACGGAACAGCGGTCTGACGGAAGCTATTACATAGTTGACAACACCGAATGGCGTGCATATGGAAGCTGGGAAGAGTCCATTCTGGACCACAACACCTACATATCCGAAAGGAGCACGGACGGCGGAAAAACGCTGCGCTATGGGCCTATAATCGGTTGTGCGGAATATGTACTTGTATGCCAGTATTTGCAGGATTTGGGATATGCTACTTCCTTGACTTATGCGGAGTCCCTTATCAATGATTACATAGAAAAATATGATCTTACAAGATTTGATGCAGCAGATGATGAGATTGCCCCGGGAGGAAAGAAATGGATCGTGCAGCTTGGTGCATATAAAAGCCGAAACAAGGCGGAGAGTCTTGTTAAAAAGCTTGAAAAGATCGGTGTGATCTCTATGTTACAATTATATGATACGAATGAGGAATCTTCTATGTGA
- a CDS encoding holin, whose amino-acid sequence MKNNELINWLKAAGIRAVKTVAQTAVATIGTAAIMSEVNWTVVASASVLAGILSLLTSTAGLPELK is encoded by the coding sequence ATGAAAAATAATGAACTCATAAACTGGTTAAAGGCAGCAGGCATAAGAGCAGTCAAAACAGTAGCCCAGACGGCAGTAGCTACCATAGGTACCGCTGCAATCATGTCGGAGGTAAACTGGACGGTGGTAGCATCCGCATCAGTACTGGCCGGGATATTATCCCTCCTGACCTCAACAGCAGGGCTGCCGGAGCTGAAATAG
- a CDS encoding YafY family protein has product MKVDRLVSIIMILLDKERIGAQELADMFEVSPRTIYRDIDTINMAGIPVRGASGVGGGFEIMQKYKIDKKVFSTADLSAILMGLSSLSNMIRGDELVNALAKVKSFIPADRAKDIELKANQIYIDLSPWMGNRNIQPYLEIIKTALQESKLLTFEYADRYGNKTVRTAEPYQLVLKSSHWYLQGYCHKRNDFRLFKLSRTSNLQIQEKFFTPRDYQKPQFDFTDILATMQTIIKIRIHKSIMDRVLDYCTYEHFSPDGDEHYIVSFPFIENEYYYNILFSFGDKCECLEPLHIHTEMKRRIHDIATLYESSRINTP; this is encoded by the coding sequence ATGAAAGTTGACCGGCTTGTTAGTATTATTATGATACTCCTTGATAAAGAACGTATAGGTGCACAGGAGTTAGCAGATATGTTTGAAGTTTCACCCCGCACAATCTACCGCGACATAGACACTATCAACATGGCGGGTATTCCTGTTCGCGGGGCATCGGGAGTGGGCGGCGGCTTTGAAATCATGCAGAAATACAAGATTGATAAAAAGGTGTTTTCGACTGCCGACCTTTCCGCTATCTTGATGGGGCTTTCCAGTCTTTCCAACATGATACGAGGTGATGAACTGGTAAACGCCCTTGCGAAAGTCAAGAGTTTTATCCCCGCCGACAGAGCGAAAGACATTGAATTAAAAGCAAATCAAATATATATAGATTTAAGTCCGTGGATGGGCAACCGGAACATTCAACCATATTTAGAAATTATCAAAACAGCTTTACAGGAAAGTAAGCTGCTGACCTTTGAATATGCGGACCGCTACGGAAATAAAACCGTACGAACAGCCGAACCGTATCAGCTTGTATTGAAAAGTAGTCACTGGTACCTGCAAGGGTATTGCCATAAAAGAAATGATTTTCGCTTATTCAAGCTGTCCCGCACATCGAATTTGCAAATACAAGAGAAATTTTTTACACCACGAGATTATCAAAAACCGCAGTTCGATTTTACTGATATTTTGGCAACTATGCAAACAATAATCAAGATTCGCATTCATAAATCTATCATGGACAGGGTACTTGATTATTGCACTTATGAACACTTTTCTCCAGACGGTGATGAGCACTACATTGTTAGTTTTCCTTTCATAGAGAACGAATACTACTACAATATTCTTTTCAGTTTTGGGGATAAATGCGAGTGTTTAGAGCCGTTACATATCCACACAGAAATGAAACGCAGAATACATGATATAGCTACCTTATACGAAAGCTCGCGAATAAATACGCCCTGA